AATAGGGGTCATGGGATGTATAGTCAATGGTCCCGGCGAAATGGCCGATGCCGATTATGGTTATGTGGGCGCAGGCAAAGGAAAGATTACCCTGTATAAGGCAAGGGAAATTATCAAAAGGGCAATTCCTGAAGAAAATGCCGTAGATGAGCTGATCAGCCTTATTAAAACTAACGGCGACTGGACAGAACCGCAGGGCTGATCAGAAGGTAATTGAAATAATGTCTTTCATGGCAATGGCAATGTCAGCCTTCTCATTATTGAGCGGATTGATAACCTGCACATGGATTTCATTGTATTTATCGGCAGGGTTATAGCAGCTCATCACCAGCTCAGCCTCATCCAGTTTTGCCACTACACCGTTCTTTTTTGTAACGGTTATTGTTCCTTTCTGATTTCCCTTTGAAGGAACCGGGGTGGCAGTGAATCCTGAAAGTTCCAGTTTGCTGATATCCTTATAATCGTTTATTTCTGTATGATTGCCGTTATACTTGCCTTTCAGTGTGGTGAAATTGGAGGCGTAAGCATTCGATTCACATTTCAGCTTTCCGAAATGATACGCTTCGATAAACTTTCCGTCTTTCAAATGGATTACGGCTTTGACAGGTGACTGACCGGTGGCATGAACAAGAATTGCAGCCAGCAACGTGCTTACAAGGAAAAACTTCTTCATAATTGCCCTGATTTAGTTTTAGAGACGACCAATTTGGCCGTCTGTACAATAAACGGCAATTCAAAGAAAATGTTATGTGATATCAATCACCCGGTTGGGGAATCAGGAAATGAAAACATCGGTGAGTGACAGCGGCTTTTTCATCTGTATGGTATGAAAACCCAGTAACCTTGCCGTATCGATATTTTCAATAAAATCGTCAATAAACAGGCTTTCGGCAGGATGGATACCGGCATCTTTTATCAGGTAGTTAAAAATATCGGCGTTGGGTTTTCTCAGTTGAAGCTCATAGGAATAATATGTTTTTTCAAATACGGATTCATACCCATCAACGCCATATTTATCCTTAATATATTTCGAATAGAAAGGGAGATGAATGCCGTTTGTATTGCTAAGCAGGAAAGTGCGGTAATTTTTGCGAACCTCCTGCAGAATATTCCACCGTACTTCCGGCAATTCACCAAGAAGTGAATTCCAGGCATTATCAATCATTTCATCAGTAACCGTATTGGAAGTCATAGTCTTGACCCTGTCACGAAATTGCTGCGGAGTGATTTTACCCACTTCAAAAGGAATAAACAGGTCGTCGTTGGGGTCATGCGGAACCGATTCATCAAAGATATGAAGTCCGAGATCGATAAACGCCTTTTTGGCCCTGTCGAAGTGAAGATCGGTGATCACTCCTCCCCAGTCGAAAATTATGTTCTTTATTTTGGTTTTTCCGTTGTAAATTGCACCTGACAATGTCATGACTGAATTTTTTACAAAAGAAGTGTTTTCTGATCATTTATGAAAGTAAAGGGCCGGCATTTTGAAACAATATGGATCCATCCGGATAATTCTGCGATAGTGCAAATCATTGACCAGCGGTTTTTACCATTCCGCTTTATCATAGAGGATATTCATTCGGCCGAAGAAATGTATGTAGCCATTAAAGACATGCATCTTCGGGGCGCACCACTTATCGGTGCTGCCGGGGCACTGGGTGTTTACCTGGCCCTGACAGCCTGTAATGATAAGGTAATCGGCAAATCCTATATTACCAAAAAAGCGGAGTATTTGAAATCTTCAAGGCCAACAGCAATTAACCTCAACTGGGCTGTTGACCGGGTAGTGAACGCCCTTGGCGAAGGGGGTTCAAGGCAGGAGCTAATTGAGATCTCCCGCAGGATCTGCATCGGAATCATTGATGAAGAACGACATAATTGCCTGAAAATTGGTGAGTACGGGCTTGAAATCATAGAAAAGATAAGCCGTGAGAAAAAAGGAGAGCCGGTGAACATACTCACTCACTGCAATGCAGGCTGGCTGGCTTGTATAGATTACGGTACAGCTACGGCACCTATTTATCTGGCCCACGATAAGGGATTGAAGGTACACGTTTGGGTTGATGAAACCAGGCCCCGGAACCAGGGAGGGCGGCTCACATCTTGGGAACTGCAGCAGCATGGTGTTCCCTGTACTGTAATTGCTGATAATACCGGGGGTCACCTGATGCAGGCCGGAATGGTAGACATGGTAATTGTAGGTTCGGACAGGGCGTCACCCTATGGTGATGTGGTCAATAAAATAGGTACTTACCTGAAAGCTCTTGCAGCTTTTGATAACCATATCCTGTTTTATGCCGCATTACCTTCTTCAACAATCGATTGGACATTGAGTGAAGGCGCCGGAGAAACACCAATTGAAGAAAGAAACGGGAATGAAGTTACTTTTATGGAAGGGCTTAAGAACGGGGAAGTAATGGAAGTTGAGATCCTGCCACCCGGAACGCCTGTTGCCAATTACGGGTTTGATATTACTCCTGCCCGACTTGTAACCGGAATAATTACTGAAAGAGGAATTTCAAATGCAAACAAAAAAAGTATATTTACATTATTTCCTGAGAGAAACTTAAACCCTGTCAAAGAATGAAAATAGCAATTATTGGCGGAACAGGACTGGCCGTACCCGAATATCTGGCAGATAGAAAAGAAGTTAAAATTGATACTCCTTTTGGCAAACCGGATCCGGTAATTTATTCGGGTGTTAGTGATGGCATTGAAATTTTCCATTTGGCAAGAAATGGAGTCAATAATGAATTACCGCCTAGTAAGATCAACTACAAGGCAAATATGTATGCGTTAAAAAAACTGGGTTGTGATTATATTTTAGCAACCGGTACATGCGGAAGCCTGCAGGAAGAGATATGTCCCGGTGAGGTAATTATTTTCGACCAGTTTATTGATATGACCAAGCTGCCTGTTACCGGTATCAGGCTGGAACTGAATATGGGAGAAAGCCAGGTTTCAATGGCTGAACCTTTTTCTGAAGAATTACGAGACAGCCTCATTGAATCTGCCATTGTACAGGGGATCACTGTTCATACAAAAGGGGTTGTGATTTCCATTGACGGTCAGAGATCTTCATCGAGGGCTGAATCAAAGTTATACCGCTCATGGGGAGCCGATGCCATCAATATGACAACCGCACCTGAAGCCATACTGGCAAATGAACTTGGCATTGCTTATGCAGCGCTTTCATTGTGCACAGGATATGATTCATGGAGACAGGATGACAAAGCCGCTGATCCTGAAGAGCGAATGAATATTGTAAAAAATAATACGCCCCGAATCCTTCGCCTGCTTACCTTTGCACTCAAAAGAGTTGAAGAGTGCGCATAATAACGGTTTGTTTTTTTGTTTACAAATCACTAATATTGCAGGCCATTTTAGAAATTGGTTGATTTAGTTTGATATTGTTTGAAAGGGTTTGAAAAAGTTTAGCACCTGATTTTTCAAACTTCTTCAAACCAACTCAAACTTCTTCAAACTTTTCAAACAGAAACATACTGGTCCCATAGCTCAGCTGGTTAGAGCACCTGACTCATAATCAGGGAGTCCCTGGTTCGAACCCAGGTGGGACCACATAGCGGTTGTAGTCTTATGATTGCAACCGCTTTTTTTAATATTATCTTTATCTTAAACAACCAATTTCTTACATTTGGTTAGTTTTTGAAATTCAGCTATATCGGAGTTAATTTGGCCGCTCTTTAATATTAATTATGAGTCCGTTATTGTAATAAATTGTAATGGAATATATAATCTATTGTGATGAATCTATAAGTAATGGAAGGTACTTTTCAGATTTTTATGGAGGAGCACTTGTAAGATCATTAGATTATTTTGACATTACTAGAAGATTAAACGAAAAAAAGTTTTCCCTCAATCTTAAAAATGAAATTAAGTGGACAAAAGTTACTGAAAACTATCTTGAAAAATATGAAAAAATGATGAAGTTGTTTTTTGATTTTATTCGCAAGGATAAAATTAAAATTAGAATTATGTTTCGACAAAACGCATTGGTTCCGGCCAAATTATCAGACGATCAAATCGACAAAGGATTTCA
Above is a window of Bacteroidales bacterium DNA encoding:
- the mtnA gene encoding S-methyl-5-thioribose-1-phosphate isomerase, with protein sequence MKVKGRHFETIWIHPDNSAIVQIIDQRFLPFRFIIEDIHSAEEMYVAIKDMHLRGAPLIGAAGALGVYLALTACNDKVIGKSYITKKAEYLKSSRPTAINLNWAVDRVVNALGEGGSRQELIEISRRICIGIIDEERHNCLKIGEYGLEIIEKISREKKGEPVNILTHCNAGWLACIDYGTATAPIYLAHDKGLKVHVWVDETRPRNQGGRLTSWELQQHGVPCTVIADNTGGHLMQAGMVDMVIVGSDRASPYGDVVNKIGTYLKALAAFDNHILFYAALPSSTIDWTLSEGAGETPIEERNGNEVTFMEGLKNGEVMEVEILPPGTPVANYGFDITPARLVTGIITERGISNANKKSIFTLFPERNLNPVKE
- a CDS encoding MTAP family purine nucleoside phosphorylase, which gives rise to MKIAIIGGTGLAVPEYLADRKEVKIDTPFGKPDPVIYSGVSDGIEIFHLARNGVNNELPPSKINYKANMYALKKLGCDYILATGTCGSLQEEICPGEVIIFDQFIDMTKLPVTGIRLELNMGESQVSMAEPFSEELRDSLIESAIVQGITVHTKGVVISIDGQRSSSRAESKLYRSWGADAINMTTAPEAILANELGIAYAALSLCTGYDSWRQDDKAADPEERMNIVKNNTPRILRLLTFALKRVEECA
- a CDS encoding HAD family phosphatase; translated protein: MTLSGAIYNGKTKIKNIIFDWGGVITDLHFDRAKKAFIDLGLHIFDESVPHDPNDDLFIPFEVGKITPQQFRDRVKTMTSNTVTDEMIDNAWNSLLGELPEVRWNILQEVRKNYRTFLLSNTNGIHLPFYSKYIKDKYGVDGYESVFEKTYYSYELQLRKPNADIFNYLIKDAGIHPAESLFIDDFIENIDTARLLGFHTIQMKKPLSLTDVFIS